Within Balearica regulorum gibbericeps isolate bBalReg1 chromosome 10, bBalReg1.pri, whole genome shotgun sequence, the genomic segment tgtcccccagcaccccgggtGAGCAGGGCCACCCTGACGGGCTCCGTGGGGACCCCAGGGGCCACCTGAAGGCCGAGGTGCCCggcaggagcggggctgagCTGTCGGCAGTGCCCAGGTGGGGCAGGTGTCGGGCAGCGTGCTCGCGCCCTGCCGGGCCCTAAGCCTTGCTGTAATTAACCCGCTAATCCAGCCTAAGAGCCTTACGGCGCTTCAGGCACCACCGAGCACCCCTCTGCCGGCCGGGGGAACCGCTGTCGGGCACCCTCGGCACGGTGTCCGGCACAGCGGGAGGGCTGCCGGCCCCAGGGAGgtggcagtgcaggcagcaccgCAAACCCCTGCCTGTACCCGGCAGCGTGGCCCTCGTGTGCCGGCCCCGTGGCAGCCCCCGCCTTGGGCCAATATTTGAGCTGGCGTGGTTCCACGCGGTGGGTTTGGCAAAGCCGGCGGTGGGGGTGGAACGGATCCGGCACCGTGAGTGGGCGGTCACCGGTGTCCCCCTGCCCGCGACTCACGTGCCCAGGACCTCTCGGAAGTCGTAGATGCGCTGAATGTCCTCGGTCCTCTTCTTCCAGCTGGGCCCATCCTGCCCCAGCGGCATGGTGCCCCGTGGGGCCACCCACTCCCACCTGTGACATGAGTGGGGAACAGGGTGTCAGTgtgctctgggggggggggggggggagcggaaCGCCGTGGCCGTGGGGTGAGAGGACATTGGGACACGGTGGGGGGGTGACAGGGTGCCAAGGGCAGGTGGTCCGGGGTTGGCATCACGGGGTGATGGGGACAAGCTCGGTGCCTTTGCTCTGGCCCCACggccccccgtccccccccatGCAGGAGTCCTGGCGTGGGGTGCCCCACGAGGGACATACACTGGGCCCCTCCCGGGAGGGGACGGGCAAGGGGAGGGGCAGAGGcaggcgggggggtgggggtgtccccACCCGCGGGTCCCGTACGCGTGCCAGCTGGCACAGCCGCGCCGGGCGGGACACGcgtgggagcagggctgcgcCCCCCCGGGTGGTGAGCCCCTACACCGCCGCCGGTTGGGCTCTCGCGTGGGCACCGGCTCCGCGCGTGGGCacgccgcccccgccccgccccgccccgcccttACCGACGGCGctgcggcggccccggccccggccccgcgcggAGCAGCGGCGACTCCTCCCGGCGCGGCGCCGCCGGACAGCCCTGACGTcacggggaggggaggggccACGAGCAGCCACCGCCAATGAGAGGCCGGCGGGCGGGGCTGGCCGCCGAGGGACACGCGTGACAGCGGGGCACGCGTCCACGCGGGAGGGGCGACGAGCCGGGGTAAACACGTTCGGTGCGGCggggggagctgggcaggggaagTGCGGCCGTTGTGGGGATGCGAGTGTGTCCGTTGGGGACACGCGTGGGGCACCCCCACAGTGGGCTGCAggacagccccagccctggctcggccccccccccccccaatcagGTGGAGACGGCACTGGCAGGACCCCCCCACGGCACGGCTGTCCCCACACCCCACGGCCCCCCTGAGGTCACCACACCACCGCCTGCACCGGGCTGCTTTTATTGCCCGCGCGCGTGGGAGCAGAAACCACCGGTACACGGAGAtcccggccgcccccccccccccccgccctgccggccccttcccctccccacaccTCCCAGCCCACTCCGTGGGGAGCTGGGTTTCACTCCGCACTCGCCCGGGgccgtggggggggggacaggggaccGTGGGAGCGTGGGAGCCGCACCACAGCAGCCACCACATCCGCCCCCCGCAGCAGCCCGGCTGATGTCACGCTCCCAGAATAACAGGGGGAGCGCAGGGGGGGAACGCCGGAGCGGAAGCCGCCGGCCACGGGCAGGGCTGTTCCCTCGAGGGATCCCGGCACCTCCACGGGCCCCAGCCTGGGTGGGTGACAGCCCcgtgcaggcaggggacagcGAGGGGACAGCAGCCAGGACCCGTCACTCAGGTGGGGAGGCCCCGAGCAGGCCCAGGGCGTGTGGGGGCTGTACCCCGCTGTCCCACGCGGCAAGCGCAGGCAGGGTGTGGGCACACCGGCACCCCACGGGTGACGAGGGCACAGCCACCACCCCCGGCTGCCAAGGTCCACGGCTGAGGGGGGTCCTCGGTCCCCACTACCCATCCAGCAGCTTGAGGATGCTCTCCCGCTCCTTCAGGGTCTTCCAGGCCTGGTCCTTCTCCTTCTTCGTGGGTGTGCGCTTCTTCTGCCGGGCCGCCATGATCTTGCGGAAGGCATCCATCACCTCGTTGTCGGCCATGCGGACGCGCTGCCGCAGCTCCTGCCGGTGCAGCTCTTCCTTGGCGAGCCTGGGGAAGACAACatggcggggggagggggggggcgtCAGTCGTCCCCCACACAGCCCCCTGCCTgtgcccatccctgcccactCTCACCTCAGCAGCTCGTGCTTCTTGGCGCGGTTGTGCGCGCTGAGGGCCTTCAGCTCGGCCTGCCTCTTGCGCAGCTCAGCCAGCACCTCGTCCTCCGAGTCCTCAGCCGGCCGGTCCTCCGATTCCAGCAGGCCCTGGgccaccagctcctccttgATCCGCCCTTCCAGCGACTTGGTGTGGGGGACGCTGCCGGGGTGGAGAGCGGCCGCTGCCCACCACGCGCCCTTTGCTCCCCCCGACTCGCTGGGGCAGGGAAGCCACCAGCGTGTTCATTGTCCCCACTGGCAGCGCCGAGCTCCGCAGCCACCTCAGTTGCTCACCTGAAGGGCTTGTTCTGGCTGCGGGGAGACGTACCGGCGCCGTCGGCTCCCGAGTCCTTGCCGGCGATCTCGGGGATGGGGGAGTCCTCAACGGGGGAGATGATGTTCTCCTGCCGACAGGAGCATGAGGGAGGGTCACTGTGTTGGGCCGTGGTGACGCTGCCCCATGGGGCCACGTCGGCCCCATAGAGCCCGGCTACCGCACAGCCCCACGGAGCCCCCTCACCTCCACGAGGGCCTGCAGGAGACGCTGCGTCAGGGGCCCAAAGGGACACCCGTCCTCTGGCTGCTCGTGCTGGGCCTCTGACTTCTTCAGCAGGGCATCCACATCTGGGAAAAAgcgggaaggggaaaaaaaccaaccccaaacacGCAGAGGTAAgcagcggggcagggcaggcaccACCCCGGGCACGTGGGGCGAGGGACCAGGGCTCGGCTCTGCCGGGCATGGGTGCTCGCAGCCTCTCTGGGTGAGGGGAGGTGGGGACAGAGGCACCTTTGGTGTCCAGCTCAGTCAGCGGCCCTAGGACACCTTTCTTCTTGTCTGCAGCAGCTGCCGCCCGGGCTCCGtccttctgctcctccagcaggTCCTCCTGGGCCCAGCGCTGCGAGTAATGCTTCCCCAGGGGTGGGATCTGCAAGAGCAGGGCTCAGCACAGCTGCCGGTGCCCCCACCTTGCCTCCCAC encodes:
- the TADA3 gene encoding transcriptional adapter 3; its protein translation is MSELKDCPLQFHDFKSVDHVKVCPRYTAVLARSEDDGIGIEELDTLQLELETLLSSASRRLRVLEAETQILTDWQDKKGDRRFLKLSKDHDVGTSVKHGKPKKQKLEGKGGHGTGPGPGRPKSKNLQPKIQEYEFQDDPIDVPRIPKNDAPNRFWASVEPYCADLTNEEVRVLEELLKPPEDEAEHYKIPPLGKHYSQRWAQEDLLEEQKDGARAAAAADKKKGVLGPLTELDTKDVDALLKKSEAQHEQPEDGCPFGPLTQRLLQALVEENIISPVEDSPIPEIAGKDSGADGAGTSPRSQNKPFSVPHTKSLEGRIKEELVAQGLLESEDRPAEDSEDEVLAELRKRQAELKALSAHNRAKKHELLRLAKEELHRQELRQRVRMADNEVMDAFRKIMAARQKKRTPTKKEKDQAWKTLKERESILKLLDG